In Pseudomonadota bacterium, a single window of DNA contains:
- a CDS encoding ARMT1-like domain-containing protein, which translates to MKPHSECGACLVHWVFERTAPYTPEGEATLLVRKIVGVLLSDVSPVANVGSLCNGTVHAVFYSAQGLPQHYEDLKQKSNENAKKILPEAMEYINKEKTLEGRMAKACFLAAAANVAPLNAPSSPYTFQEIRDLMHHGDADKAVVGDLFGTLKNARHVFYVTDNAGEIGFDSLVMRLIKDAGPRITLVVKEQTFFEDATMVDARAFGLDGLVDEILTVPGFLAPNEMDEVTEAAFKSSDLVIAKGTGSYEALRGEIPDKKAIYMLKIKCKPIARELGMDEGNIIVKVE; encoded by the coding sequence ATGAAACCTCATTCGGAATGCGGCGCATGTCTTGTTCATTGGGTATTTGAAAGGACGGCGCCGTATACCCCTGAAGGTGAAGCAACTCTCCTAGTCAGAAAAATAGTTGGAGTACTGCTCAGCGATGTATCACCAGTAGCTAACGTTGGTTCCCTGTGCAATGGAACAGTCCATGCTGTTTTTTATTCAGCACAAGGGCTTCCCCAACATTATGAGGATCTTAAGCAGAAAAGCAATGAAAATGCAAAAAAGATCCTGCCTGAAGCTATGGAATACATAAATAAAGAAAAAACGCTGGAAGGCAGAATGGCAAAGGCCTGTTTTCTTGCCGCTGCCGCCAATGTTGCCCCTCTGAACGCGCCTTCAAGCCCTTACACTTTTCAAGAAATACGCGATTTGATGCATCACGGAGATGCTGATAAGGCTGTAGTAGGTGACCTTTTCGGGACACTTAAGAATGCCCGCCATGTATTTTATGTAACAGACAATGCAGGTGAAATCGGTTTTGACTCACTTGTTATGCGCCTGATAAAGGATGCTGGTCCCAGGATAACTCTCGTGGTAAAAGAACAGACCTTTTTTGAAGATGCCACCATGGTTGATGCCCGTGCCTTCGGTCTTGATGGGCTTGTTGATGAAATTTTGACTGTTCCCGGTTTTCTGGCACCAAATGAAATGGATGAAGTAACTGAAGCAGCCTTTAAATCGAGTGACCTTGTTATCGCCAAAGGTACAGGAAGTTACGAGGCCTTACGCGGCGAGATACCTGATAAGAAAGCAATTTATATGTTGAAGATAAAATGTAAACCGATTGCAAGAGAATTGGGGATGGATGAAGGAAATATTATTGTAAAAGTTGAATAA
- a CDS encoding SDR family oxidoreductase has product MLDMKGKVAIVTGGAKGLGRAFCEGFAREGVKVLAVTRKDMKGLEETVKAVREAGSEAEYLQIDVTSRADTEKMAKFAMERFGRIDILVNNAAFYYGVERKGFDQISDEEWDMMMSVNVKGSWLPTVAVFPFMKQAGKGKIINLTSEVFFTGSHGFVHYVATKGAIVGMTRALAIELGPHNICVNAVAPGFTDTEASRTIADVTKYDTSKTPLKRLGVAEDIVGATIFLASDSADFITGQTILVDGGKAMH; this is encoded by the coding sequence ATGTTAGATATGAAGGGAAAAGTTGCGATTGTCACCGGTGGCGCTAAAGGACTCGGAAGGGCGTTTTGTGAAGGATTTGCCCGGGAAGGAGTAAAGGTTTTAGCGGTTACCCGTAAAGACATGAAAGGATTGGAAGAAACAGTAAAAGCAGTGAGAGAAGCAGGATCTGAAGCGGAGTATCTCCAAATTGATGTGACATCCAGAGCAGATACAGAGAAAATGGCAAAATTTGCAATGGAGAGATTCGGCCGAATTGATATCCTGGTAAACAATGCGGCATTCTACTATGGTGTTGAACGTAAGGGATTCGACCAAATAAGCGATGAAGAGTGGGACATGATGATGTCAGTAAATGTTAAAGGTTCCTGGCTTCCCACGGTTGCAGTCTTTCCTTTTATGAAGCAGGCAGGAAAAGGGAAGATTATCAATCTCACATCAGAAGTCTTTTTTACTGGTTCCCATGGTTTTGTTCACTATGTGGCAACAAAGGGCGCTATTGTTGGGATGACCAGGGCTCTGGCCATTGAACTCGGGCCGCATAACATCTGTGTCAATGCAGTTGCACCAGGTTTCACAGACACAGAAGCGAGCCGCACAATTGCAGATGTCACAAAGTACGATACATCCAAAACACCTCTAAAAAGACTCGGGGTGGCAGAAGATATCGTAGGAGCTACTATCTTTCTTGCATCAGATTCAGCAGATTTCATAACCGGACAAACCATCCTTGTGGATGGAGGAAAGGCAATGCATTAA
- a CDS encoding PEP-utilizing enzyme, translating to MKIYDCVPGLEFDEKLDFEVSPAWFLDATHSVPPWTPMFGWFWIHFCRHGMQYGAEKLSLPTVKGWDWRFKDGGGYLALLIVKDPEEKKAREERFKTAIMPFIQDFKGLWDGFVKEIVGKYDALKINLDTASNIDLLENFEGTINVCMRMWEIHMYMMYGVYTAFVLFEQMTSQLLGFNDTDPRFHKLTSGFDNKSFQVDKGLFDLANKAVSMGLKDVFISSAASNMRSALNATQNGQEFLKAFDDFMEKEAGWRLERMAEINVPTWLEDPTPAFNVIKMALEKGIVYNLEEEMKKREAERLATEKEVLEKIAPEQRGWFTTLLRLAQNCAWFSEEHNHYLDLYAHAMVRRSVVGVGKRFAKLGTIETTDDIFFLMPDEVRKACINPDMFNLRPIVDRRKADWKEWGTRDNPPAFMKEGFTFEDAMGGLVGSMDPIALKVVVGTMPVARPELKADLYGVCGSPGVAEGTVKVIWKEEELSKIVKGDILVAPTTSPSWTPVFSLLAGVVVDRGASLSHAAIVGREFGIPVVMNTFEGSKILKDGMRIRVDANMGAVYILDK from the coding sequence ATGAAGATTTATGATTGTGTTCCAGGTCTTGAGTTTGATGAAAAATTAGATTTTGAGGTTTCGCCGGCTTGGTTTCTGGATGCTACGCACTCTGTCCCGCCATGGACACCTATGTTCGGTTGGTTCTGGATACATTTCTGCAGGCATGGCATGCAGTATGGCGCAGAAAAACTTTCATTACCCACGGTTAAGGGATGGGACTGGAGGTTTAAGGACGGAGGGGGGTATCTTGCACTACTCATAGTAAAGGACCCTGAGGAAAAAAAGGCACGTGAGGAGCGTTTCAAGACTGCAATTATGCCTTTCATCCAGGATTTCAAAGGCCTGTGGGACGGTTTTGTGAAAGAGATTGTGGGTAAGTACGATGCGCTGAAGATCAATCTCGATACAGCCTCCAATATAGATCTTCTGGAGAATTTTGAAGGAACAATTAATGTCTGCATGCGTATGTGGGAAATACACATGTATATGATGTACGGTGTGTATACTGCTTTCGTACTTTTTGAACAGATGACGAGTCAACTTCTCGGCTTTAATGATACAGACCCTCGTTTTCACAAACTCACAAGCGGTTTCGACAATAAGAGTTTCCAGGTAGATAAAGGCCTCTTTGATCTGGCCAATAAAGCTGTAAGTATGGGACTCAAGGATGTATTTATTTCCTCGGCTGCTTCAAATATGAGAAGTGCCCTCAATGCAACGCAGAACGGACAGGAATTTCTCAAAGCCTTTGATGATTTCATGGAAAAAGAAGCAGGGTGGAGACTGGAGAGGATGGCGGAAATCAATGTCCCCACATGGCTCGAGGATCCGACGCCTGCCTTTAATGTGATAAAAATGGCTCTTGAGAAGGGCATTGTCTACAACCTTGAGGAAGAAATGAAGAAACGTGAAGCCGAAAGATTAGCAACGGAAAAAGAGGTGCTTGAAAAAATAGCCCCCGAACAGCGAGGCTGGTTTACGACACTTCTAAGGCTTGCACAGAACTGCGCTTGGTTCAGCGAAGAACATAACCACTATCTTGATCTTTATGCACATGCAATGGTCAGAAGGAGCGTCGTAGGTGTTGGAAAACGCTTTGCAAAATTAGGTACGATCGAAACCACTGATGACATATTTTTCCTGATGCCCGATGAGGTAAGAAAGGCATGCATTAACCCTGACATGTTTAATCTCAGGCCGATTGTAGACCGCAGAAAGGCGGATTGGAAGGAGTGGGGTACAAGAGACAATCCACCAGCATTTATGAAGGAAGGTTTTACTTTTGAGGATGCAATGGGAGGACTTGTGGGATCCATGGATCCTATCGCCCTGAAGGTAGTCGTGGGTACCATGCCTGTAGCAAGACCTGAGCTGAAAGCTGATCTATATGGTGTATGCGGTTCACCCGGTGTAGCTGAGGGTACTGTAAAGGTTATCTGGAAAGAAGAAGAGCTGTCAAAGATCGTTAAGGGTGATATTCTGGTAGCGCCTACTACATCTCCAAGCTGGACTCCTGTTTTTTCATTGCTGGCAGGCGTTGTGGTAGACAGAGGTGCAAGCCTTTCGCATGCCGCTATCGTTGGCAGGGAATTCGGCATACCAGTTGTGATGAATACCTTCGAGGGCAGCAAGATCCTGAAAGACGGGATGAGAATCAGAGTAGACGCAAATATGGGTGCAGTATACATTCTTGACAAGTAG
- a CDS encoding PEP/pyruvate-binding domain-containing protein yields the protein MDMKEIYWLDELSKDYREVVGNKCANLGELIKIGLRVPYGFALSVKAYETFMEQSGLKEKVDHIVEKETKAGLDVDKEIDRMIKMSATIREAIEECEMPPDMARQIGEFYTGLQKKVGIPDVACAVRSSGAVSMPGQMETYLNISGESEIIRNVKKVWASAYTTRAIVFRLKSNMPMSYAPIGIAVIMMIEANSAGVTLTVLPSAGDLDRTIVEGNFGLGESVVSGDITPDSFIINKIDMAIESRSVAEKTKMVVFGETGTIIVEIPETLKKTPCLDDNEILEIVRIGKEVEKYFGFPQDMEWVTDKRFSFPENIFWVQARAAKYTKKEAGKDEAYVADLMLQLFRK from the coding sequence ATGGATATGAAAGAAATATATTGGCTGGACGAACTATCCAAGGATTACAGAGAAGTTGTGGGGAACAAATGTGCAAACCTGGGAGAGCTTATAAAAATCGGCCTTCGTGTGCCTTATGGATTTGCTCTTTCCGTAAAAGCCTATGAAACATTTATGGAACAATCAGGGCTAAAGGAAAAGGTTGACCATATAGTTGAAAAGGAAACAAAGGCAGGTCTTGATGTAGATAAAGAAATTGACAGGATGATAAAAATGAGCGCAACAATAAGGGAGGCTATCGAGGAATGTGAAATGCCCCCGGACATGGCAAGGCAGATCGGTGAATTTTATACGGGGCTTCAAAAGAAGGTTGGCATTCCTGATGTAGCCTGTGCAGTAAGATCAAGCGGGGCTGTAAGTATGCCTGGCCAGATGGAAACCTATCTGAACATAAGCGGTGAGTCTGAGATCATCAGGAATGTGAAGAAGGTTTGGGCAAGCGCCTATACAACACGGGCAATCGTCTTCAGGCTGAAAAGCAACATGCCGATGTCATATGCGCCTATCGGTATTGCGGTGATCATGATGATCGAGGCAAACAGTGCAGGCGTTACTCTGACAGTCCTGCCAAGCGCCGGTGATCTCGATCGTACCATAGTTGAGGGTAACTTTGGTCTTGGAGAAAGTGTTGTCAGTGGTGATATAACGCCTGACTCTTTTATAATAAACAAAATTGATATGGCAATAGAATCAAGATCTGTGGCTGAAAAAACAAAGATGGTTGTCTTTGGAGAAACAGGGACGATAATCGTAGAAATACCTGAAACTCTTAAAAAAACACCTTGTCTTGATGATAATGAAATACTCGAGATAGTAAGGATTGGCAAGGAAGTTGAAAAATATTTCGGTTTCCCCCAGGATATGGAATGGGTAACGGATAAACGGTTTTCTTTTCCTGAAAATATTTTCTGGGTGCAGGCCAGAGCAGCAAAATATACAAAGAAAGAAGCTGGAAAGGATGAAGCTTATGTAGCAGACCTTATGCTTCAACTCTTTAGAAAGTAG
- a CDS encoding LysR family transcriptional regulator produces the protein MENIKINLDNLIAFFFVAKERSFSNAALQLFLTQPAVTTKIKCLERQFGAKLFINTGKQLQLTDVGKEILPIAEEIYTKSKECENVLSSYNSGGRGVLRIGASRSLSQTYLPLLINIFSDHYPNIQISITEGTSYEIIEKIMQFKDNIGIIPKVPINDKITALTISSEKIEFVVSAKNPLAQQKLISIDDMLQQPILVAGEGSATRLALLEFFDKYKVTPHIVFEAENLEMIKKYLLTGRGMALMFPAVAKNELEKGQLKILSMADINICIDVQLIFLSEHLLSPSAKKLIEIIHTTFAV, from the coding sequence ATGGAAAACATAAAGATAAATCTCGATAACCTTATAGCTTTTTTCTTTGTAGCAAAGGAAAGGAGTTTCAGCAACGCAGCATTACAATTGTTCCTTACACAACCTGCAGTAACCACCAAAATAAAATGCCTGGAAAGACAATTCGGTGCGAAGCTTTTTATAAACACGGGTAAGCAGCTCCAACTTACCGATGTTGGCAAAGAGATCCTCCCCATAGCCGAGGAAATATATACTAAGTCAAAGGAATGTGAAAATGTTCTATCATCATATAATAGTGGAGGCAGGGGTGTGTTACGTATTGGCGCATCAAGGTCTCTTTCCCAAACATACCTACCATTGTTGATAAACATTTTTAGCGATCATTATCCGAATATACAGATAAGCATTACCGAAGGTACTTCATATGAAATCATTGAAAAGATAATGCAATTCAAAGATAATATAGGCATTATCCCCAAGGTTCCCATAAATGATAAAATTACGGCCCTTACGATATCGAGCGAGAAGATTGAGTTTGTAGTTAGTGCCAAGAATCCGCTTGCCCAACAGAAGCTTATATCAATAGATGACATGCTGCAGCAGCCCATACTTGTTGCAGGAGAAGGTTCTGCTACGAGGCTGGCTCTTTTGGAATTTTTTGATAAATACAAGGTAACCCCACATATTGTTTTTGAAGCAGAAAATCTGGAAATGATAAAAAAATATCTTTTAACAGGCAGAGGCATGGCGCTTATGTTCCCGGCAGTGGCCAAGAATGAGTTAGAGAAAGGTCAGCTCAAGATATTGAGTATGGCCGATATCAATATATGTATAGATGTACAGCTTATTTTTCTTTCAGAACACTTGTTGAGCCCAAGTGCCAAAAAGCTTATCGAAATTATTCACACGACCTTTGCAGTGTAA
- a CDS encoding methyltransferase, with amino-acid sequence MFNRKLSYFITLLLVGGIGGIIAQTVLLRELLILFSGNEFSIGVIIGSWVIWEAIGSFFGGRLNKNNSMKALILSIILFSVSFPVSIYVTRIFKTVAGIDPGVGIGLLPTFYFSVIIFLPTGFLHGLFFTSACSTHNEITGEGAVSTGKVYFIEMLGTIVGGLTVNYLLIIYYNSFQIAIGVTIVSTLVCSFFSFSTGLSKNRIITTLSICLFIVSGVLLAGNGTEKINNLALKKQWPDQNMIYYGNSHYQNIVVTQNDSQYTFFSNGIPALTTPIPDITFVEEFVHFPMLAHPLPENILIIGAGAGGIINELLKYPSVKNIDYVERDPMLLTVIRIFSTPLTQRELNNPLVNLYYIDGKRFLTEMAKKYDMIFLGLPPPYTLQTNRFFTKEFFAAAKARLNDNGIFTITLTGSLTYYSKELKELNVSIIHTIKTVFSHVYILPGDFNLFMASEAPEIALISPALLYGRLKEYGIKTYLITLSHLNYRFKENWRNWFQSNIEGTTASLNKDFSPKGLFYHVTYINLLFSPYLKTFFDFVKRINIIVSIVFVASLFLTFFLLQRKYSGAAIIYTIATTGFTAMILELILLFSFQIFYGYIFHEIGILITAFMVGMATGSLIVILFLDHIKKTFLTFIYTEAIIALFCFILFLVFLFLDSAITFSPLFIRAMFFFFLFISGALAGMEFPLANKVYHTISVGRTAGVLYGADLLGGWIGGITGGVILLPVLGLLNGCIVLITLKISSLVLLLTTYKK; translated from the coding sequence ATGTTTAATCGAAAACTCTCCTATTTTATTACGCTTTTGTTGGTCGGCGGCATTGGCGGGATTATTGCCCAGACAGTCCTTCTGAGAGAACTGCTGATTCTCTTCTCAGGAAATGAATTCTCCATTGGCGTTATCATAGGGTCCTGGGTCATCTGGGAGGCCATTGGGTCTTTCTTCGGGGGGAGATTGAATAAAAACAATAGTATGAAGGCCCTCATATTATCAATAATCCTGTTTTCAGTATCTTTTCCAGTGAGCATATACGTCACGAGAATATTTAAAACAGTTGCCGGCATCGATCCTGGTGTGGGAATAGGATTATTGCCGACATTCTATTTCTCCGTCATTATTTTCCTGCCTACAGGCTTTCTTCATGGTCTTTTTTTTACAAGCGCCTGTTCAACTCACAATGAAATCACAGGAGAAGGCGCTGTTTCAACGGGAAAGGTCTACTTTATCGAAATGCTCGGAACAATTGTCGGGGGTCTGACAGTTAATTATCTGCTTATCATTTATTATAACTCTTTTCAGATAGCTATTGGAGTTACCATTGTTAGTACGTTGGTATGTTCATTCTTCTCTTTTTCAACAGGTCTTTCAAAAAATCGCATCATCACAACCCTTTCAATATGTTTGTTTATTGTCTCAGGTGTACTTCTGGCAGGCAACGGAACAGAGAAGATAAACAACCTTGCCTTGAAAAAACAATGGCCTGATCAGAACATGATATACTACGGGAACTCCCATTATCAAAACATCGTCGTTACTCAGAATGACAGTCAATATACCTTTTTCTCCAATGGTATCCCTGCCCTCACAACGCCAATTCCCGACATCACCTTTGTGGAAGAATTTGTGCATTTTCCTATGCTTGCGCATCCTTTACCGGAAAACATACTCATCATAGGCGCTGGTGCAGGTGGCATCATAAATGAGTTGCTTAAATATCCCAGTGTGAAAAATATAGATTATGTTGAAAGGGACCCAATGCTGCTAACAGTCATCCGAATTTTTTCCACTCCGCTGACGCAGAGGGAACTGAATAACCCCCTTGTTAATCTCTATTATATTGACGGAAAGCGTTTTTTAACAGAAATGGCGAAAAAATACGATATGATATTCCTTGGCTTGCCCCCACCTTACACGCTTCAGACAAACAGGTTCTTCACAAAGGAATTTTTTGCAGCAGCAAAGGCAAGATTAAATGATAATGGTATATTTACAATAACTTTGACAGGTTCTCTCACATATTACAGCAAGGAATTGAAGGAACTTAACGTAAGTATTATACATACCATTAAAACTGTTTTCTCTCATGTATATATACTGCCGGGCGATTTCAACCTTTTTATGGCATCAGAAGCCCCGGAGATTGCCCTAATCTCCCCTGCCCTTCTTTATGGCAGGCTTAAGGAATACGGGATAAAGACATACCTAATCACTTTATCACATTTGAACTACCGCTTTAAAGAAAATTGGCGTAATTGGTTTCAATCCAACATAGAGGGCACAACAGCTTCGCTTAATAAAGATTTTTCTCCGAAGGGGCTTTTTTATCATGTTACATACATCAACCTGCTCTTTTCCCCGTATCTGAAAACATTTTTCGATTTTGTAAAGCGGATTAACATCATTGTTTCCATTGTATTCGTAGCATCACTTTTTCTGACGTTCTTTCTGCTTCAGAGAAAATATAGCGGGGCAGCAATTATTTATACCATTGCGACTACCGGCTTTACCGCGATGATCCTTGAGTTGATCCTCCTCTTTAGTTTTCAGATATTTTATGGTTATATTTTCCATGAAATCGGCATTCTAATAACAGCCTTCATGGTAGGCATGGCTACCGGCAGCCTCATTGTCATACTTTTCCTGGACCATATCAAAAAGACATTTCTCACTTTCATTTATACAGAGGCAATAATTGCTCTATTTTGCTTTATTCTTTTCCTGGTATTTCTTTTTCTTGATTCTGCCATCACTTTTAGCCCCCTATTCATACGGGCAATGTTTTTCTTCTTTTTATTTATATCAGGTGCTTTGGCCGGTATGGAATTTCCCCTGGCAAACAAGGTGTATCATACAATCAGTGTAGGCAGAACTGCCGGGGTTTTATACGGCGCAGACCTTCTTGGCGGTTGGATCGGAGGGATTACGGGCGGGGTGATACTACTTCCCGTGCTTGGCTTGTTGAATGGGTGTATCGTACTTATCACATTAAAAATAAGCAGCTTAGTGCTATTGTTAACAACATACAAAAAGTAG
- the amrS gene encoding AmmeMemoRadiSam system radical SAM enzyme, producing MLSRRTFIKIACITPLILNTKPEILSGSNGNPLKEALYYEKYDEKKQVVWCQLCPRGCTIPEGGSGFCRARKNIKGKLYSLGYALPCAIHIDPIEKKPFFNVLPRSLSLSIASAGCNLRCKFCQNWQISQSSPLETENRYSPPDNIASMAKANNCKSIAYTYTEPTNFFEYMLDTARAAKSKGILNVSHSNGYINPEPLKELCKYLNAVNIDLKGFSQDFYNKVCEAELDPVLETIKTLKKSGIWVEITNLVIPGYNDDPKMITKMCEWLKNNTGIDTPVHFSRFYPMYKLTGVSPTPVSTLEKAREAALKTGLHYVYIGNVPGHPGENTYCPKCRKIVIKRAGYSMLENNMKSGKCKFCDEKIGGIWNA from the coding sequence ATGCTAAGCAGACGGACCTTCATAAAAATAGCCTGTATTACCCCGCTTATTTTGAACACAAAACCGGAGATCCTCTCCGGCAGTAATGGTAATCCTTTAAAAGAAGCCCTGTATTATGAAAAATATGATGAAAAAAAGCAGGTTGTATGGTGCCAGCTTTGTCCGAGAGGATGCACCATCCCGGAAGGCGGTTCAGGCTTCTGCCGTGCAAGAAAAAATATAAAGGGAAAGCTCTACTCACTCGGATATGCCCTACCTTGCGCCATCCATATTGACCCTATTGAAAAGAAACCTTTTTTTAATGTGCTCCCCAGAAGTCTCAGCCTTTCCATCGCCAGCGCTGGTTGCAACCTGAGATGTAAATTCTGTCAGAACTGGCAGATATCACAGTCCTCCCCCCTTGAAACTGAAAACCGTTACAGTCCGCCTGATAACATTGCCTCCATGGCAAAGGCAAACAACTGCAAAAGCATTGCCTATACATATACCGAACCGACAAACTTTTTCGAATACATGCTTGATACAGCAAGGGCAGCAAAAAGTAAGGGCATCCTGAACGTATCTCATTCAAACGGTTATATAAATCCGGAACCGTTAAAAGAGCTTTGCAAATATCTTAATGCGGTAAATATTGATCTAAAAGGATTTAGTCAGGATTTTTACAACAAGGTCTGTGAGGCAGAGCTTGACCCTGTCCTGGAAACGATAAAAACATTAAAAAAATCCGGAATATGGGTAGAGATTACCAACCTTGTGATTCCAGGTTACAATGATGATCCGAAGATGATTACAAAGATGTGTGAATGGTTAAAAAACAATACCGGAATTGATACGCCTGTGCATTTTTCACGGTTTTACCCAATGTATAAACTTACAGGCGTCTCTCCTACTCCTGTGAGCACGCTTGAAAAGGCAAGAGAAGCTGCATTAAAAACAGGTCTGCACTACGTTTATATCGGGAATGTTCCAGGACACCCAGGGGAAAACACTTACTGTCCAAAATGCAGGAAAATAGTAATTAAGAGGGCCGGATACAGCATGCTGGAAAACAATATGAAATCAGGGAAGTGTAAATTTTGCGATGAAAAGATAGGGGGCATATGGAACGCTTAA
- the amrB gene encoding AmmeMemoRadiSam system protein B gives MERLRTIFNFELLIFNFKNIRITAFIICLFLSPTLAMADEGSQKVRKQVYAGSFYPADKGMLEKKIDSFLKEAESKCEKINAPLMGIVVPHAGYEYSGQVAAYAYSQLKGRSYKTVIIIGSSHRMPFRGISIYPSGTWATPLGKVEVDQKAAQTIMEQCKAIKVFSPAFEQEHSLEVQLPFLQKTLKSFRIVPLLIGSIDTNDYKTLSYALVKMLKQNPKDTLIVVSSDMSHYHTYNKANRMDEPALKEIEALNTDRLLDGLNNGGYELCGAQGVIALLMTSKALNAEAKTLHYANSGDVTGDKDRVVGYGAVAFYCPVDSHALNKKEQKILLMIARKTMDEYIANGNIPRFQIKKDRLLEKRGAFVTLTKKGELRGCIGSIVAVEQLYKTVSEMAVAASSRDPRFQPVSSNELKDIHIEISVLSPLKLINSPDEVETGKHGLYITRENYSGLLLPQVATEQRWNREEFLKQTCRKAGLPTNAWKEKGTNIYTFTAQIFSE, from the coding sequence ATGGAACGCTTAAGAACAATTTTTAATTTTGAATTATTAATTTTTAATTTTAAAAACATTAGAATAACAGCGTTTATTATATGTTTATTCCTTTCCCCTACTTTGGCTATGGCTGATGAAGGATCACAAAAAGTAAGAAAACAGGTTTATGCCGGTTCTTTTTATCCGGCAGATAAAGGTATGCTTGAAAAGAAAATAGACAGCTTTTTAAAAGAAGCAGAGTCAAAATGTGAAAAGATAAATGCTCCTTTGATGGGCATTGTGGTCCCCCATGCTGGTTATGAATATTCCGGTCAAGTTGCCGCATATGCATACAGTCAATTGAAAGGCAGGTCCTATAAAACAGTCATTATTATAGGTTCAAGCCACAGAATGCCCTTCAGAGGTATTTCCATCTACCCTTCCGGCACATGGGCAACACCCCTGGGCAAGGTGGAGGTAGATCAGAAGGCAGCACAAACAATTATGGAGCAGTGCAAGGCCATCAAGGTCTTTTCTCCTGCATTTGAACAGGAACATTCCCTTGAGGTCCAGTTGCCCTTTTTACAAAAAACATTAAAATCCTTCAGGATCGTTCCATTACTTATCGGGTCAATTGATACTAATGATTACAAAACACTTTCCTATGCACTCGTGAAGATGCTGAAACAAAACCCGAAAGACACACTTATCGTCGTTTCATCGGACATGTCTCATTATCACACATACAATAAAGCAAATCGGATGGATGAGCCTGCATTAAAGGAAATAGAGGCGCTTAATACGGATAGGCTACTTGATGGTTTAAATAATGGAGGGTATGAGTTGTGCGGTGCCCAGGGGGTCATTGCTTTACTGATGACATCAAAAGCGCTGAATGCCGAAGCAAAGACTCTGCATTATGCCAATTCCGGGGATGTTACTGGAGATAAGGATCGCGTTGTCGGGTACGGTGCGGTCGCCTTCTATTGTCCTGTCGACAGCCATGCACTCAATAAAAAAGAACAAAAAATACTCCTTATGATCGCAAGAAAAACCATGGATGAGTATATTGCAAATGGGAATATCCCAAGATTCCAGATAAAGAAGGACAGGCTGCTTGAGAAGAGAGGCGCCTTTGTTACACTCACAAAAAAAGGTGAGCTGAGAGGATGCATAGGGTCTATTGTGGCCGTTGAACAACTCTATAAGACAGTTTCGGAAATGGCCGTTGCAGCTTCAAGCAGAGATCCCCGTTTCCAGCCTGTTTCCAGTAATGAACTAAAAGACATCCACATTGAAATATCTGTTCTAAGCCCGTTAAAACTGATTAACAGCCCGGATGAAGTTGAAACAGGAAAACATGGGCTATATATAACCAGAGAAAATTACTCGGGACTTCTACTCCCGCAAGTTGCAACAGAGCAGAGGTGGAACAGGGAAGAGTTCCTGAAACAGACGTGCCGTAAGGCCGGTCTACCCACGAATGCCTGGAAAGAAAAGGGAACAAATATCTATACCTTCACGGCTCAGATCTTTTCAGAGTGA